The Caproicibacterium lactatifermentans genome contains a region encoding:
- a CDS encoding glycoside hydrolase family 25 protein, which yields MKGQFKKLLFILVLGAAIQTAVFPASAADSSSQKSGTVSSAASSALTTASATEQQTASTTIKSDTNSDFSVEQGKEYTFRFEVVGPQGLTPTFTISGSAFQKSGQTQAVENGHDVYYYKIKAVGNAGDTADIYTQLPGQTAVKRCTVTVKETSVPATIKSDTNSDFSIVQGKEYTFRFEVVGPQSITPTFTISGSAFRKSGQTQTVENGHDVYYYKIKAVGSAGQASAVYTQLPGQTAVKRCTVTVKGTASIKSDTNSDFSVEQGKEYTFRFEVVGPQGLTPTFTISGSAFQKSGQTQTVENGHDVYYYKIKAVGNAGDTADIYTQLPGQTAVKRCAVTVQGAASIKSDTNSDFSVAQGKEYTFRFEVVGPQGLTPTFTISGSAFQKSGQTQRVENGHDVYYYKIKAVGSAGQTSAVYTQLPGQTAVKRCTVTVQGAASIKSDTNSDFSVAQGKEYTFRFEVVGPQGLTPTFTILGSAFQKSGQTQTVENGHDVYYYKIKAVGSAGQASAVYTQLPGQTAVKRCAVTVKETSVPATIKSDTNSDFSIAQGKEYTFRFEVVGPQGLTPTFTISGSAFRKSGQTQRVENGHDVYYYKIKAVGNAGDTADIYTQLPGQTAVKRCAVTVQGAASIKSDTNSDFSVEQGKEYTFRFEVVGPQGLTPTFTISGSAFQKSGQTQTVENNHDVYYYKIKAVGNAGDTADIYTQLPGQTAVKRCAVTVQGAASIKSDTNSDFSVEQGKEYTFRFEVVGPQGLTPTFTISGSAFQKSGQTQTVENNHDVYYYKIKAVGNAGDTADIYTQLPGQSAVKSCTAVVKITTTTPMKGIDVSEHNGYVDWDTAKAAGLQFAMIRCGYGGDIESQDDAQFERNVSECERLGIPWGTYLYSYALTTDNAKSELAHVLRLLEGKHPQFPVFIDMEDADDYKAKRGMPDSETLTEIMKIFCSGVKDAGYLAGYYVNLDWYKNYINPEELSDYLFWYARPGLDEPDKTCSIWQSEFPGTGGSWDGANISSGGCDMDVSYVDFTTWKQDNT from the coding sequence TTGAAAGGACAATTCAAAAAGCTGCTGTTCATTTTGGTGCTGGGTGCGGCAATTCAGACGGCTGTTTTTCCAGCCAGCGCGGCGGACAGCAGCTCGCAGAAGAGCGGCACAGTGTCGTCAGCGGCTTCTTCTGCACTGACCACAGCATCTGCCACGGAGCAGCAAACGGCCAGTACCACCATTAAAAGTGACACAAACAGCGACTTTTCCGTTGAGCAGGGCAAAGAATACACGTTCCGGTTTGAAGTGGTCGGTCCGCAGGGCCTTACGCCGACCTTCACCATTTCAGGGAGTGCGTTCCAAAAGAGCGGCCAGACACAGGCAGTGGAAAACGGCCACGACGTGTACTACTACAAAATCAAAGCAGTGGGCAATGCCGGCGACACAGCCGATATTTACACACAGCTTCCGGGGCAGACCGCAGTCAAGCGCTGTACGGTGACGGTGAAGGAAACCAGTGTTCCTGCCACTATTAAGAGTGACACAAACAGTGATTTCTCCATTGTGCAGGGCAAGGAATACACGTTCCGGTTTGAAGTGGTCGGTCCGCAGAGCATTACGCCGACCTTCACCATTTCGGGAAGTGCATTCCGAAAGAGCGGCCAGACACAGACAGTGGAAAACGGCCACGACGTGTACTACTACAAAATCAAAGCAGTAGGCTCGGCGGGACAGGCATCCGCTGTCTATACACAGCTTCCCGGGCAGACTGCGGTCAAGCGCTGTACGGTGACGGTGAAAGGAACCGCTTCCATTAAGAGTGACACAAACAGCGATTTTTCCGTTGAGCAGGGCAAAGAGTACACGTTCCGGTTTGAAGTGGTCGGTCCGCAGGGTCTTACGCCGACCTTCACCATTTCGGGGAGTGCATTCCAGAAGAGCGGCCAGACACAGACAGTGGAAAACGGCCACGACGTGTACTACTACAAAATCAAAGCAGTGGGTAATGCCGGCGACACAGCCGATATTTACACACAGCTTCCCGGGCAGACCGCGGTGAAGCGCTGCGCCGTGACAGTGCAGGGAGCCGCTTCCATTAAGAGTGACACAAACAGCGATTTTTCCGTTGCGCAGGGCAAAGAGTACACGTTCCGGTTTGAAGTGGTCGGTCCGCAGGGTCTTACGCCGACCTTCACCATTTCGGGGAGTGCATTCCAGAAGAGCGGCCAGACACAAAGGGTGGAAAACGGCCACGATGTGTACTACTACAAAATCAAAGCAGTAGGCTCGGCGGGACAGACGTCCGCTGTCTATACACAGCTTCCCGGGCAGACTGCGGTGAAGCGCTGTACGGTGACGGTGCAGGGAGCCGCTTCCATTAAAAGCGACACAAACAGCGACTTTTCCGTTGCGCAGGGCAAGGAATACACGTTCCGGTTTGAAGTGGTCGGTCCGCAGGGCCTTACGCCGACCTTTACCATTTTGGGAAGTGCATTCCAGAAGAGCGGTCAGACACAGACAGTGGAAAACGGCCACGACGTGTACTACTACAAAATCAAAGCAGTAGGCTCGGCGGGACAGGCATCCGCTGTCTATACACAGCTTCCCGGGCAGACTGCGGTCAAGCGCTGTGCCGTGACGGTGAAGGAAACCAGTGTTCCTGCCACTATTAAGAGTGACACAAACAGTGATTTCTCCATTGCGCAGGGCAAGGAATACACGTTCCGGTTTGAAGTGGTCGGTCCGCAGGGCCTTACGCCGACCTTCACCATTTCGGGAAGTGCATTCCGAAAGAGCGGCCAGACACAGAGAGTGGAAAACGGCCACGACGTGTACTACTACAAAATCAAAGCAGTGGGTAATGCCGGCGACACAGCCGATATTTACACACAGCTTCCCGGGCAGACCGCGGTGAAGCGCTGCGCCGTGACAGTGCAGGGAGCCGCTTCCATTAAGAGTGACACAAACAGCGATTTTTCCGTTGAGCAGGGCAAAGAGTACACGTTCCGGTTTGAAGTGGTCGGTCCGCAGGGTCTTACGCCGACCTTCACCATTTCGGGGAGTGCATTCCAGAAGAGCGGCCAGACACAGACAGTGGAAAATAATCACGATGTGTACTACTACAAAATCAAAGCAGTGGGCAATGCCGGCGACACAGCCGATATTTACACACAGCTTCCCGGGCAGACCGCGGTGAAGCGCTGCGCCGTGACAGTGCAGGGAGCCGCTTCCATTAAGAGTGACACAAACAGCGATTTTTCCGTTGAGCAGGGCAAAGAGTACACGTTCCGGTTTGAAGTGGTCGGTCCGCAGGGTCTTACGCCGACCTTCACCATTTCGGGGAGTGCATTCCAGAAGAGCGGCCAGACACAGACAGTGGAAAATAATCACGATGTGTACTACTACAAAATCAAAGCAGTGGGCAATGCCGGCGACACAGCCGATATTTACACACAGCTGCCGGGACAAAGTGCTGTGAAGAGCTGTACCGCTGTGGTAAAAATTACGACCACTACACCGATGAAAGGCATCGATGTCAGTGAGCACAACGGCTACGTAGACTGGGATACAGCCAAGGCTGCGGGTTTGCAGTTTGCTATGATTCGCTGCGGCTACGGCGGGGACATCGAAAGTCAGGACGACGCGCAGTTTGAGCGCAATGTTTCCGAGTGCGAGCGGCTGGGAATTCCGTGGGGCACTTACCTTTACAGCTACGCCTTGACAACCGACAACGCCAAAAGTGAGCTTGCCCATGTGCTGCGCCTGCTGGAAGGTAAACATCCGCAGTTCCCAGTCTTTATCGACATGGAGGATGCGGACGACTATAAGGCAAAACGTGGTATGCCGGACAGCGAAACATTGACGGAAATCATGAAGATTTTCTGCTCAGGTGTGAAAGATGCCGGCTATCTGGCAGGTTATTACGTCAATTTGGACTGGTACAAGAATTACATCAATCCGGAGGAACTTTCGGATTATCTGTTCTGGTACGCACGTCCGGGCCTGGATGAGCCGGACAAGACCTGCAGCATTTGGCAGAGTGAGTTCCCCGGAACCGGCGGCAGCTGGGACGGCGCGAACATCAGCAGCGGCGGGTGTGACATGGATGTATCTTATGTGGACTTTACCACATGGAAACAGGACAATACATAA
- a CDS encoding RidA family protein, translating into MLKTVYTKDAPAAIGPYSQAVISGDTVYLSGQIPIIPATGKIMEGDIAVQAEQVMQNIGHILKAAGTDYTKVLKTTCFLANMADFSAFNEVYGKYFTGKPARSCVAVKGLPKNVLVEVEVTAAL; encoded by the coding sequence ATGTTGAAAACTGTTTATACCAAAGATGCACCGGCCGCTATTGGTCCGTACTCACAGGCCGTGATTTCCGGCGATACTGTGTATCTCAGCGGCCAAATTCCGATTATTCCAGCTACCGGAAAAATCATGGAGGGGGACATTGCCGTGCAGGCTGAGCAGGTTATGCAGAACATCGGCCATATCCTAAAGGCCGCCGGCACCGACTACACAAAGGTACTGAAGACAACCTGCTTCCTTGCCAACATGGCGGATTTTTCCGCATTCAATGAAGTATACGGCAAATACTTTACCGGCAAGCCCGCGCGCTCCTGCGTAGCGGTGAAAGGGCTGCCAAAGAATGTTTTGGTCGAAGTAGAAGTAACAGCGGCACTGTAA
- a CDS encoding bifunctional chorismate mutase/prephenate dehydratase, translated as MDLKDIRREIDTIDSQLLPLFVQRMDCAKKMAEAKKRDGIPVHNAAREEEILDRISAKAGLYSGAARIVYRTIMSESSALQHRLLGSGGTLRKTIAAAPKVPAFPESVACLGGPGSYSHSVVSSLYPRAQVQFYNRFDDIFRCVEQGNAGLAVVPMENSSAGSVSDVYSLLMQCRFYIVAAKTIRVHQCLAAKESSPASVRCIQSKKIALQQCSRRLSALHLPLQPVSSTSAAAKAAAEDASIAAVCSESAAHKYGLHILERDLQNTDNNATRFAVISRQLCIPDNAEKISLCFNVAHTTGSLNAVLSRFAAAGMNLTKIESRPIAGKDFEYDFYLDFTGNVRDPAVLELLCSLQEELPRFHFLGNYCEVHTE; from the coding sequence TGTTCAGCGCATGGACTGTGCCAAAAAAATGGCCGAAGCTAAAAAGCGGGATGGCATTCCGGTGCACAACGCCGCACGGGAAGAGGAAATTCTGGACCGCATTTCCGCAAAGGCCGGCCTCTACAGTGGTGCGGCACGCATTGTGTACCGTACCATTATGAGTGAAAGCAGTGCCCTGCAGCACCGGCTGCTGGGTTCCGGCGGCACCCTGCGGAAGACCATTGCCGCCGCCCCAAAGGTACCCGCCTTTCCCGAAAGTGTTGCCTGTTTAGGCGGGCCGGGCTCCTACAGCCACAGTGTCGTGTCATCCCTGTACCCGCGGGCACAGGTCCAGTTCTACAACCGGTTTGATGATATTTTTCGCTGTGTGGAACAGGGCAATGCAGGTCTGGCGGTTGTCCCTATGGAAAATTCCAGTGCGGGCAGTGTCAGTGACGTGTACAGCCTGCTGATGCAGTGCCGCTTTTATATTGTTGCGGCAAAGACCATTCGGGTACATCAGTGCCTTGCCGCAAAGGAAAGCAGCCCCGCATCTGTCCGCTGCATTCAGTCCAAAAAAATTGCCCTGCAGCAGTGTTCCCGGCGGCTTTCTGCCCTGCACCTGCCGCTGCAGCCAGTCAGCAGTACCAGCGCCGCCGCCAAGGCCGCCGCGGAAGATGCTTCCATTGCCGCTGTCTGCAGCGAAAGCGCCGCCCACAAGTACGGTCTGCACATACTTGAACGTGACCTGCAGAACACCGACAACAATGCCACCCGCTTTGCTGTCATTAGCCGGCAGCTGTGCATTCCGGACAATGCGGAAAAAATCAGTCTCTGCTTTAATGTGGCCCACACCACCGGCAGCCTGAACGCTGTACTGTCCCGCTTTGCCGCCGCAGGAATGAACCTGACAAAAATTGAATCCCGGCCCATTGCGGGCAAAGACTTCGAGTATGATTTTTATTTGGATTTTACCGGAAATGTGCGTGACCCCGCCGTGCTGGAACTTCTGTGCTCTCTGCAGGAGGAACTGCCGCGTTTCCATTTTCTTGGTAACTACTGCGAAGTACACACGGAATAA